The genomic segment GGGCGCGATGATTCGTCGCGCCCAAGAGTGAAGGAAGCCTCGCCTCGGAGGAAGGTGCCATGCGCCGTTCGAACCGCTTCTCGGCCGTCGTGTTATTGACGACCGCTGTCTTGATTATCAGCGGCTGCACCGAGCTGTATCTGATCTTCGGCCCCGGCGGGCCGTATCCGCCCGGCGGCTCCAACAATCGCCCCGGCGGCTCGACGACCCAGCCGTCGGCCATCCCCGGGCCGCTGTTCGCCTCCCGCCAGATCGATCCCACCCTGGAAAGCACCGCCGGCGCACGCGTCATCGTCGCCGCCGACCTGAACGGCGACGGCCTGACCGACTTTGTCTCCGGCTCGGCCGAGAATCAACCCGTGCAGATTCACCTGCGCGATAACGCCGCCACGCTCGACTTCACAACCTTCTCCATCGCCGGGGGCGCGCCCATCTCCACGATGTATGATCTCGCCGTCGATGATTTCGATCAGGACGGCCGGCTTGATATCGCCGTGCTGGTGAACGACACGGGCTTCGTGCCGGTGACGGGTGCGACCAAGCGCGGCGCGGTGGTCGTCTTGTTTGCGCCGGTGAACGCGGCCGATGCGCTGCTTTGGCAGGCGACAACGATCACGAGCACGTTCTTCCTTCCGGGCGATGCTGACGGTGTGACGGATTTTGCCGTGGGTGATTTCGACGGGGTCGCCGGGCCGGACATCGTCCTCGGCTCGAATGAGCAATTGGCGACGCCGCCGGACCTGAACCCGATCTATCTGTACGCGAATCCCGGCGGGGCCAACGCGCGCAGCGGCAATGCCTGGGTGCAGGTGCAGATCGGCGCCGACGTGCCGCAGTTCAAGCAACTCGAGGCCGCCGACATCGACGCCGACGGTGATCTCGATATCGTCGCGACGTATCCCTTCGCCAAGAGTTTCAACATTCGCTGGCTGCGCAATCCGCTGATTGAGGGCGGCACGGCGGCGGTGCTGGCCGGCAACTGGATCACGCGCACCGTCGGCGAGCAGCGCATCCTGCAACAGCCGGGCGACGAGCAGGTCCCGGGGGCGGATTTCGTCTCGGTCGGCGATGTCGACGGCGACGGCGATCTCGACGTGGTCAGCGTCTTCGCGCAGCTTGATCTCATCCAATGGTTCGAGAACCCCGGCGCGTCGGTGGGGTTGCAGACGTTTCCGTGGAACGTGTACAACCTCGGCACGTTCAAGACGGATGTCTCCGTTACCGCGCTGCAACTGGTCGATCTGAATCTCGACGGGCGGCTGGATTGCTTCGCCGGGGCCAGCGGCAGCATGGTCGGCTACCAGCCGGGCCTGGACCCGCGCGATTTCTGGACGCCGTTCACGATCCTCGGCACCAACCCCCCGGCGACGATCGGCCGCTGCGCCTTTGCCGACATCGACGGCAACGGCCTGCTGGACATCGCCGCGCCGCTGGACCGCGACGGCGTGACGCAGGATCAGTTCCTGCTCCTGACGCGTCTGACGCCGTAAGAATGCCCCGCGCCGCGCGTTGTATCATGTGGGTCGGTTCTGCGGACCCGACCTACGGGTTCGATGAAGATTCGATTGAAGATTGTTGCCGTTACGAACCCGCGGCGAGGCGCTCGGGTTTGCTCGGCCCCGCCTTTCGCAGGGCGTCGGTCACGATCTGCGGCGTGAGCAGTTCGGGAAGAATCTGCGGATCGTCGGGGCGGCCGGGGGAATAGACGAGGTACAGCGGCACGCCGGCGCGTTTGAACCGCGCCAGCACGGACTTGATCATCGGGTCTTCGCTGGAGTAGTCGGCCTCGATGGGCACGACGTTCAGTTCGCGCATCAGGGCGCGCGTCGCCTCGACGTCGATGGAGGTCTTGAGATTCGTCTTGCACGAAGCGCACCAGCTCGCCGTAAAATCGACAAACACCGTGTAGCCCGCCTCGACGTAGCGGCGCACGTGCTCCTCGTCGTACTCCAGCCACGGGATGCCGCGGCTCCAGTCGGGCTTCCAGGCGACCTCGCCGCGCTTCTCGGGGTCGAGCTGGGCAAACAGTTTGCCGTCGTTGATCAGTTTGCGGCGGTGCGACGCGTCGAGCCGCAAGTCGTCGATCGTGCCCATCGCGCGGAAGGGCAGCAGCCAGCCGACCGCGACAATCGCCAGCGCCAGCCCGTTCATCGCCAGCTTGCGCGACGGCGGATCGCCGAACTGGATGCGCCCCTTTACCCATACCGCCAACGAAACAAACAGTAAAAAGATGATCGTGAGCAACAGGCCCCAGTCGCCGATCTGATCGCGCAGCGGATTAAGCAGCCACACGGCCGTGCCCAGCAGCAGGAATCCCATCAGCACTTCGAACGTGTGCATCCACGGACCGGGCCTGGGCACGAACTTCAACCACGCCGGCTGCGCGGACAACAACACAAACGGAAACGCCATCCCCATGCCGACGGCCATGAAGATCATCGCGCCCTGCGCGGGCGGATAGCGTGTCGCCGCGCCAACCGCCGCCGAGAGAAACGGCGCGGTGCAGGCCGTGCCGAGAAACGTGGCGAGCAGTCCGGTGGCGAAGGCCGACGGCAGCCCCTCGCGTTCGGCGGCTTTCTGGCCGAGGTGGTCAATGACTTTGGGCGTGAAGACGGCGAAGACGCCGAAGAGGCTTAGCGCGAATGCGGTAACAACAGCGGCGAGACCGATGACGACGCGCGGCTTCTGGAAGAGCTGGCCCCAGCCGGTGCCGGTGGTGGCGAAGAGCACGGCGAGGAAGCCGAAGAAGACGAGAATGCCGGCGCAGTAAGTGAGACCCAGCGCGAGGATTCGCCCGCGATCTTCACCGGCTTGGCGCACGAACGAGAGGACCTTGAGCGAGATGACGGGCAGCACGCAGGGCATGAGGTTCAGCACGAGTCCGCCGATGAAGGCCATGGCGAGCACACCGGTGAAGCCGTAGCGGTTGAAGAAGGCCTCGGCGGAAGAAAGCCAGGTTGCGAGATTGGAGGAGCCGGACGCGGATGGAGCGTTGGCGCCCGAATGGGTCGCCCCGGATGATTCCGCGACGGTACGATCGCCAGCGCGTTCGGCTCCTTCGGAGCCGGTGGGTGTCGCACCGATGGCATTTTCGGGAGTCGCCGTCGCCGCGAACTCGTCGTCACCGGTCGCCGGCGCGGGGCCGCCTTCCATGCGGATCGGCAGCGACCATTCGATCCGCTGCGGCGGGTAGCACGTGCCCGAATCGTTGCAGATCTGGTATTGCAGAATGCCGCGGACGTGTCGCGGTGCCGTGCCTGCGTCCTCGCTTACGGTCACGGGCACCTTGAACGCGACCTTGCCCGAGTACTCGCTCAACTTGCCCAGCACCTTGTCGGTCCGTTCGACGCCGGGCGGGTAATCCACGTCGCCGATTTCGAGACCGTCGGTCGGTTCCACAAAGACGTACGCCGCGATGTAATCTGCATCGAGCGGTTTGTGAGACTGCATGTGCGCTCCGCGCTCGAGATCGGCCGATACGATCACGTTGAACGACTTGCCCGGCGCGGCGATGGGGGCGTCGGACGCGACGGAGATTTTCACATGCTCGGCCTGGTCGAGCGGTTCGGGCAGCGCGCGGTGGGCGCGCTTGAAGAGCGCTTCGTTGGCGGGCGACGGTTTGGCGCCCTTCGCCGCGACCGGCAACGTGAGCGTCAGCTTCGCCTTGCCGGGGATGCACTCCTTTTTGCACGCGAGGAACGATACCTCGGCAATCAATTCGACGTTCGTTCCGCTCGCCGCGTCATTCGGACCGCGAAGGGGTGTCAATATAACGGCATTCGAAGGGAGATAGTACGAGTCGCCCTCCAGCGTCGGGTCGTACTTCACCGTCGGCACGGGGTACCGCGCGCGGCCGACCTGCCATCCCGCGGGGCCGGTCCACTTCACGACGGTCGGCAGTCCGCCGTTCGGCCCGGGGTTGATCCAGTAGGTGTGCCAGCCCTCTTCCGGCTGGAGCGTCACGGCGAGATTGACCGGCTCGCCGGGCACGATCGCCGCGCGATCGGCAAATGCCTGAAGCGTCACATGCGAAGCGGTCACCGGTTTGCTGGCCGGCTCGCCGTGCGCGGTCGAAGCGGCAGGCAGGCTCACCATCGACATCGCGAGAATGAGGACGGTTCGCAACCGCGCGGTGCGGCCGGGTCGAATGTTGACGGGGTATTTCGAATTCGGCGCGTGGCGACTGGCTGGCAAGAAAAGCTCCCTTGTTTATTGAATTCGCCGCTGGGTTGCGGCGGGGTAACAAATCGGTACAGACCTATACGGCTTCGTGCGGCGGTTCATTCCCATATCCGGGGTCGGATCTGACGGTCCCGAGGCAGACGGTCGATCGATCGGCCTCGTCGAAAACGCCCTAATTCTAATCGTGTCAACCATTTCCGTGCGAATAGCAGTCGAAAATGTCTTGACGATCGGGCCGGCGCATTTATACTCTATCGAAGTCCAGGTGCGACAAGCATCGCGCCTGATTATAGATAGATGCGCGGCTGGCGCGGGCGACTCGGGTCGCTCGGATCGGTCGTGCGCGGCGGAGTCGCAAGGCTCGCCAGGAAAAGGAGTTTCGGTTTGCGTCGCCCGGCATGAGTGTTCGGCGAAAGCAGATCGAGTCCGTGGATCCCCTAACTTTCGGCGTTGCCCTTTGGCCGGCGCTGATTTGAAGAACGGCAGTGCAATTGGTTGTGAGCCGACCCAGCGTGAAGTTGAACCAGATGCGAACCTTTGAAAGCAGTTTGGCCGTTCGTGCAACGCGGTGCGAGTGCATGATCTCGCGATTGACGCGGAATCGAGAGGCCGTGACGCAGGCGGGTGTCGTCGGAAGCAAGTAAGGACGATTCACTCTCTGGCGACACGATGCGTTGAGGGTTCGCTCTCCCGGGCCGGACGGGCGACGCAAGTTTCCCATTCATGACCGGCGTTCGCTGCCGCCGGGCCATCCACACTTGATCGTAGCACAGACCCTTCGTTCGCGAACCTCTGTTCGATTGACGGCATAGAGCGTTATCACGGTGCGGTTGTTCGCCTCGGCGGACGCTTCGCCGGTAGCCTGTTTCGTAGAGTTCGATTGAATTGAAAGGTGAAGATCATGGGACCCTGCATGATGGCGGAGGTCTCGACCGGCATGTCGGTGGGATTGCTGATCCTCGGGTTGGTGCTGGGCGGCGGCGCGGTGTACGCGGTGCTGTCGATGCAAGCCAAGTCCCGAGCCGGCGCTCGCCGTTTGGAAGCGGAGCAAATCATCGGCGAGGCGCAATCGAAGGCCGCCGAGATCGTCCGCGCAGCCGAACTCGAGACCAAGGCAACGTTTGTGAAGCGTCAGGAGGAGTTCGACCGCCTGACGACCATTACGCGGAACGAAATCCGCGAGGCGGAAAAGCGGCTGGACAAGCGCGAGGACCAGCTTGAGCGCAAGCTGGACATGCTGAACATCAAAGAGAAGAACATCGAGCGCGGCGAGGCGCAGGTGAAGGAGCGTCTGGCGGAGGTGGAGAAGAAATCCGCCGAGATCGATGAGTTGCTCAACAAGCAAAAGACGGAGTTGCTCAAGGTGTCGGGCCTGAACATGGACGAGGCCAAGAGGCAATTGTTCCAATTGCTGGAGCAGCAGCTCGAACACGAGTGCGCCGAACTGGTGGCCAAAAAGATCAACGAGGCGCAGGAGGAGGCCGAGAACAAGTCACGCGATATCGTCGTCACGGCGATTCAGCGATACGCCGCGGCGCACACGTCGGCCAGCACGGTCAGCACGATCGACATCCCGTCGGACGAGATCAAGGGGCGCGTCATCGGTCGCGAGGGGCGGAACATTCGAGCGTTCGAGAAGGCCACGGGCGTGGACGTGATCGTGGACGACACGCCGGGCGTGATCGAAGTGACGTGTTTCGACCCGATCAAGCGCGAGGTTGCCCGCAACGCGATGCAGAAATTGATCGTCGACGGACGCATCCATCCGACGCGGATCGAGGAAGTCGTCGAAGAGGTCCGCCAGTCGGTCGAGAAGGACATCATGGAGTACGGCAAGAAGGCAGCGCTCGAAGCCAACGTGCAGGGGTTGCCCAAGAAGTTGATCGAATTGCTCGGCCGATTGCACTATCGCACGAGCTATGGGCAGAACGTCCTGCGGCACTCGATCGAAGTGGCGTACCTCTGCCAGATCATGGCGGACGAACTGGGTCTCAACGGCACGCTCGCGCGGCGCTGCGGCCTGCTGCACGACATCGGCAAGGCGGTTGTCCACGAGGTCGAAGGCAGTCACCCCGCGCTGGGCGAGGAAATCTGCCGCAAGTTGAACGAGCGGCCGGAAGTCCTCAATGCGGTCGCCGGTCACCACGGCGATATTCCTTCGACCAGTCCGTACACGCCGCTCGTGGCGGCGGCCGACGCGATCAGCGCGGCTCGGCCCGGCAGCCGGCGCGAGTCGCTGGAGCGGTACATCAAGCGTTTGGAGCAGTTGGAAGGCATCGCGACGGGAATCAACGGCGTGAAGCAGGCGTACGCGATCCAGGCCGGGCGCGAGGTGCGGGTGATCGTCGATGCCGACAAGGTGGACGACGCCAGCGCGATGCGGATCGCGCGCGAGATCGCGCAGAAGATCGAGGCCGAGATGACCTACCCCGGCGAAGTGAAGGTGACCTGCCTGCGCGAGGTGCGGGCGGTGGAGTACGCGCGGTAGCCGCGTGCGATTGGGTCGCGCGGGCGGGTGCGTCACTGTGCCGTGGAATCAGGGAAGCGTCGAGAGCGGAGCCTCCGCCGCATCGGCGATGCCCGGGGTCTCGGTTTCGTCCTCGGTGTTGTCCTTCGGGTCGAAGGCGTCGGCGCGGGCCAGACGCTGCAACTCGCTGTCGCGCAGCAATTCGCTGTGA from the Planctomycetia bacterium genome contains:
- a CDS encoding VCBS repeat-containing protein, whose product is MRRSNRFSAVVLLTTAVLIISGCTELYLIFGPGGPYPPGGSNNRPGGSTTQPSAIPGPLFASRQIDPTLESTAGARVIVAADLNGDGLTDFVSGSAENQPVQIHLRDNAATLDFTTFSIAGGAPISTMYDLAVDDFDQDGRLDIAVLVNDTGFVPVTGATKRGAVVVLFAPVNAADALLWQATTITSTFFLPGDADGVTDFAVGDFDGVAGPDIVLGSNEQLATPPDLNPIYLYANPGGANARSGNAWVQVQIGADVPQFKQLEAADIDADGDLDIVATYPFAKSFNIRWLRNPLIEGGTAAVLAGNWITRTVGEQRILQQPGDEQVPGADFVSVGDVDGDGDLDVVSVFAQLDLIQWFENPGASVGLQTFPWNVYNLGTFKTDVSVTALQLVDLNLDGRLDCFAGASGSMVGYQPGLDPRDFWTPFTILGTNPPATIGRCAFADIDGNGLLDIAAPLDRDGVTQDQFLLLTRLTP
- a CDS encoding thioredoxin family protein, with product MPASRHAPNSKYPVNIRPGRTARLRTVLILAMSMVSLPAASTAHGEPASKPVTASHVTLQAFADRAAIVPGEPVNLAVTLQPEEGWHTYWINPGPNGGLPTVVKWTGPAGWQVGRARYPVPTVKYDPTLEGDSYYLPSNAVILTPLRGPNDAASGTNVELIAEVSFLACKKECIPGKAKLTLTLPVAAKGAKPSPANEALFKRAHRALPEPLDQAEHVKISVASDAPIAAPGKSFNVIVSADLERGAHMQSHKPLDADYIAAYVFVEPTDGLEIGDVDYPPGVERTDKVLGKLSEYSGKVAFKVPVTVSEDAGTAPRHVRGILQYQICNDSGTCYPPQRIEWSLPIRMEGGPAPATGDDEFAATATPENAIGATPTGSEGAERAGDRTVAESSGATHSGANAPSASGSSNLATWLSSAEAFFNRYGFTGVLAMAFIGGLVLNLMPCVLPVISLKVLSFVRQAGEDRGRILALGLTYCAGILVFFGFLAVLFATTGTGWGQLFQKPRVVIGLAAVVTAFALSLFGVFAVFTPKVIDHLGQKAAEREGLPSAFATGLLATFLGTACTAPFLSAAVGAATRYPPAQGAMIFMAVGMGMAFPFVLLSAQPAWLKFVPRPGPWMHTFEVLMGFLLLGTAVWLLNPLRDQIGDWGLLLTIIFLLFVSLAVWVKGRIQFGDPPSRKLAMNGLALAIVAVGWLLPFRAMGTIDDLRLDASHRRKLINDGKLFAQLDPEKRGEVAWKPDWSRGIPWLEYDEEHVRRYVEAGYTVFVDFTASWCASCKTNLKTSIDVEATRALMRELNVVPIEADYSSEDPMIKSVLARFKRAGVPLYLVYSPGRPDDPQILPELLTPQIVTDALRKAGPSKPERLAAGS
- the rny gene encoding ribonuclease Y, with product MAEVSTGMSVGLLILGLVLGGGAVYAVLSMQAKSRAGARRLEAEQIIGEAQSKAAEIVRAAELETKATFVKRQEEFDRLTTITRNEIREAEKRLDKREDQLERKLDMLNIKEKNIERGEAQVKERLAEVEKKSAEIDELLNKQKTELLKVSGLNMDEAKRQLFQLLEQQLEHECAELVAKKINEAQEEAENKSRDIVVTAIQRYAAAHTSASTVSTIDIPSDEIKGRVIGREGRNIRAFEKATGVDVIVDDTPGVIEVTCFDPIKREVARNAMQKLIVDGRIHPTRIEEVVEEVRQSVEKDIMEYGKKAALEANVQGLPKKLIELLGRLHYRTSYGQNVLRHSIEVAYLCQIMADELGLNGTLARRCGLLHDIGKAVVHEVEGSHPALGEEICRKLNERPEVLNAVAGHHGDIPSTSPYTPLVAAADAISAARPGSRRESLERYIKRLEQLEGIATGINGVKQAYAIQAGREVRVIVDADKVDDASAMRIAREIAQKIEAEMTYPGEVKVTCLREVRAVEYAR